The DNA sequence TCAATCAATTTCATATATGCTTAAAATAGCTTAGCtttctaagaaataaaaataattttgatatacGATGTTTAACATTTGCCTTCCTTTTAGTTTGTTGTCAAATTTACCAAAGTGGTAGCATAATGTTCGAagttaaggtcgcgggtaagcaaagtaattgtttcagttcattttcCTCAATTTGGTCGAACATACTTTGGATCTATTCTTTCAGCAGCCTTTATTAGTATATTATTATCCACCACTATGATTCATGACCAAACTTCTTaagtattcttttatttttaagtaacatttttgtttttgcttCTACTTTCAGAACATCGTGCTTTTTTCACTATGTCGGCTAGAGGCAAGAAGACATTAATGTGTGATGGATATAGATACAGGTATGACTGTCATGCATCATCTGGTAAAGTGCGTTGGAGATGCACTTCACATGCGAAATTCGGGTGCAAATCTGCTGTCTTCACGATAGGAGACGAAATCGTTCAAGTTAAAGGAACACATACATTTTATCAAGTCTCAAGTGTAAGAATAGTAGGGGAATGATTTAATATTCCACAAAAAATGCTAAGGGCAAAAACTAATACGCAAATAATGTTTATACTATCggtacataatttattataatatgtttaGATCTTCTGTACATAGTCTGTGTATAGTCTTAATGGTTTATTTTAGATCCGTTTAAGTAAACACTATAATAGTTTTACACGCACTTCATAGATTAAGTCCAATGAGAGTTAAACAGTGAACTgaataaaaacatgttttttttttgctattattttgtatattatttattttattgtattagtaGTACCGTAAAGATTCAAAGTAATTTGAGTTTGAAAAACCTATTCTTAAATACTTATTCTTTGGTTTCAGCGCATCAAGCTTACTTCTTTACTTCGGCGAGGGGTAACAAGGTCCTAATGTGCGATGGTGCTAAATTCAGGGAACACACTCGGACTGTAGCAGGCAAGGTGCGCTGGAGGTGCACTTCACATGATAAATTTGGCTGTAAAGCTGCCGTTTATACAATTGGAAATCAAATTGTTTACGTCAAAGGTACACATACCACGAATTTTGTCTGATAAGTGCACGCATTTAACATCTGAAGTTTGACAAGAAAAGGGACCAGACGCGCAAGTTGGTGTAGAAAAATCCAAAGAATATTGAGCGCGGTAAGACCCAGCGTGGCATAATATAAATGACTCAATACTGGTTTGccatgtattttttcttcttaACTTCTTCAACTTTGTGGTCGTGCAGTTCACATGATCAACTATGATAACTTTATGTGCCTCTATGAGAAAATACAGGAACAATATGTTAGTTTTTTCGGCGATATCCggttaatttaaaacattagaTATAAGATAACTTTTGGTTGAAATGTGTTACGTTATTTAGTTATGTTACTTGTGTTGCAATAAAACCAATCACATGAACTGAATTAATCATCTTTTAAGTGAATATTACGGTACAACTACTgcttttaggtaggtatttaactggTAATATCTATGGGTATGTCAATACAATACTATTGAACACCAAATTTAGCAAGCAGTACTGGTAGGTATAtcgagattttccaaggtaagcaccaggcggccttatcgcttctgAATGATCTCTGCCAGGTAACCTTTACAGTAGACGGAAGTAAGATATACATTTTAGCGGGTGGTGCAATTTAAAGCATTTATTGCGAAGACACAAAGAAACCGCGTGCTAAAAATTTCGTTTCCCACAAACAGTTCTTTACAAATTCTTATTACCTTTCAGACTATCCTTTCTTCTCTCTATCGAGTAGAGGAGTTCAGATTCTAACTTTCCGTGGCTGCAAATATCGACAGAACTTTAAATCTGCCCACAAGGTCACCTGGAGATGCAACACGCACAACAAGTTTGGATGTAGAGCTTCTGTGCACACAGTTGACGATGAGATAGTATTTGTGAAGAATGTACATACGACGATGTAACATTATGGACGTATGTCCCTGTTTCCTCCCCGAATAATTAAATTTGGACAAACAACTATTTCTCCCATGCAACATACAAATATgcacatacaaatacaaatttttaATGCTACATGTCATTAGAAATTTGACTTATAATTTCAATACGAGCCAAATTGTTGTGATTCACAACCTCTTTATCGTAAAGGAGGGTGAGCTCATTGGCCTATAAATATGACCAATATGGACAACCGATATGTCACTGGATTGCTTATTCTAAGTTCTAATATTAGATATGGCAGATAGTCCCAAATCTTTGTGTGAAAAAGTTATCGCTGCATAAAATTAGGGTTATTCGATACTGAGTTCctatatgttgatgattttgtgtcatgattttgttttttatgcgttttcatatgtttttttttgtgtctggTTTTGCGCTGTTCCGTCTTCCCTAATATTCTGGTTTTCTTATCGGTTTATGTCAACTGTCGCTGGGTACTTTCTTGCGACTTCTTGATCTTTGGctttgtcatttgttttatattgtttgatatttgttttttttcttatgtgtatttatatatttagcgTTGTAAAGAACTGAAATCAATTAATAAGCTTattgatggttttttttatcatgCCATAACTTTTTTACACAGCCATGCGAGATTTCCCGCCTTACAAAAAGTCGTACAATATGATAAAAAACTTTCCAATGATATACGGCTTGTCGTTATTGGTTCCTAGACCAGATCTCCCCATCCTCCTTTGAAGAAAAAGTTAAAATTGGTTTTCTTTCGGTAGAGGGGTGGGATACAAAATACTGTGATCGTCAGTTTTTTGAAAatcatagtaaataaatacaagaCCTTAACGGTTACATACTGAATTGTGATTGtgaatatttgtattaaaatatcattttattttatttctttcattgTATTATTAGCTTACGCCCTCGGATTCGTTCCTAAAGTGAAACATTGTATACTGCGGAGTTTCCTAAAACCTGTCCTTAATCTTTGTCAGGGAACCTCCATGCAAAATTTTATCGTTTCTACtcgtgtagttttttttatccataCAGATGTATTTTATGTTCAATAACTTTAATCAATTAATGGTTGTTCATTTCAGATGAAGTATTATTGATACCTTTTGATGTTAGTCAGATATTAATGTATGGTGGATTCGAATACCGACAGTACATCATACATGACAACAAAGTCCGCTGGATATGTGCCTCGCATGAAAACTACAAATGTGAAGCTGCCATACATACGATTGACGATAAAATAGTTCACATCAAAGATACACACGTAATATAAACTCATAAAGTAAGGTCTGCCATTCTCTCTCGTAAATAATGAGGGTtctcacagaggcgaaatatcgctagatggcgttagtatcgtgagatccgtttgacgtttgcgtcgcactcgtgattggttaaataactaaatgagccaatcgtaaGCAAGATTGAAACATCAAACGGACCTCGCGgtcgcgatactaacgccacctAGCGGTATTTCCCTCTGTGATAACCCTGATTGACTTAGCGTCGTGGGTATGTACATGTTCACAACTAACTTATGACTGTACAGTCTGCGCAAGAGCTCCTGAGTATCGGGGGCTGAGGAAGCGGAGGGTGTGCGCCGCGCTCGAACGTCAGTCGCGTCATGCTTCGCACTCGCCCTACACTTGCTCCACACTCGTAATGTGGCTTGTCGCTTGACGCTTATCGATCTTGTAAATGGTCAACCGGTTAAACTAAAATTATCTGTAATTCTTTCtctattttcatgtttttaacaTTGGTGTACTCGTATGATTAAATATGTCCTTGTCGTCTTTAAATGCAACAAGAAATTTGTTACCTAACTTTAACATCAAATTTGTGTACTTAGGGATTTGGGTTTGgttattttgagtttttttttattgattttctcGAGAGAGAATgactttttgaaaataaaaatattttttttcagcgaaaatatataaaacctttttattctaTCCTTACCTATTAGGCATTGATTTAGCTAGGCATCTTCTCTGAGAAAATGCGTTatagtcattatttttattgagaCCAGAGGCCTAACACATTTAaaatcgcaatcgttttcaccagtTCTTTCTGACACATGgtgtaagatgagggtagacAGAGACGGTGAATTCGATTACGAGCATCatagcgttagacaatacggctacAGGTAGGAGAGACCagggagagttgtgacagaggagagtagtgagTTTTCGGAACTTATTAACTGGTAGCGAGCTTGCAAGAGCGCGCGTTTTTTAGTTCAAGTGTCGAGCTGCCAAAACGCACGCTATTGTGAGCTCACCAGCAGTTAATAAGTacccaaaaatcgacgttgtcacaactctcctcagTCACCCCTACAGGCACAGGGTTATAATAAAGCAGATAATAAAGTACGTAAAGATATGGACTTTTTTATCTGCAATTAATCGTCATTATATCATAAAGCACGTTCATTTAGTTCCTAAGTCTATTATATTTATTGCAGGTCGTGCGTTCTTCTCAACTACAGCCAGAGGAAGAACAGTACTTTTGTATGGTGGCTTCAGGTTCAGACCAAGCAGCAGATCATTGAACAACAAAGTACGTTGGCGCTGCACCACGCATGCTAAGTACAGGTGCCCCGCAGCTATACAGACTATCGATAATGTCATAGTCAGGGTCAAGGACTTACATGCTACGTCTTTCAATTCGTAAATAAACTAAAGCCGATTTTTCAATAttaagtacgagtaggtacctaaatcaTCCAAGTAGCAATATTGCGGGTCTTGAATAATCCATCAATCCACAGCTACTTGAATGGTTTTATTCGtattgtaaaaacttttttattgttgCTCCGTTACCAGCCAGTCTAGTTGGTAGTGGAAAAGATTGTATTTCATTGATATTAACCTACGCAgactattttaataataataataaattaatttattaatttttaatgtctCAATCAATCATATACCTTGTTTGTATGACATATCTTTGGATGTAACGTGTGTATGACGAAATTTGTTACGGATATTAACAATGTTCACCTTAGGAAATCTGCGCTGTGGGTGttgtttatagttttttttttatgaattggtTTAATATTAGTTTGtgcatatattatatttttaagttttaatttggttttattttagaCTAAATTTTAGGCTTAAAAACTTTACATATTTTAAAGTGAACGTCCAAGTTCTCGACAAGCTAGAGCCCAATAGATGAAATACTTGTCACCTTTATTGTCAGTAACACACAAAATAGATGACAAATAATTATTGAGACAATGACTAGCACACGTACGTTTGTTCGTACGTTTGTAGTTGTACGTTAGTTAgctttggaaaaaaatacgttacatCAGTCTGTCACAATCTTACCACCTGGCAACCCTAGAATTGCGGCAGACAAGGTGGCAAACCATTTTTACCAGTTTTATAGGTCTGTTTGTTTTCTATGgcatttaatttacttttaaaacaaactttttcaattgttaaaaaaatacgtaccaTTAATGAATATTGATGAAAGAAACTAGCTACTTGCGGCAACAttttgcaggtgtccatgggcgacggtaatcgcttaccaagTTTTCATTGCAACGTACATAAACAGTTTTTAATGCTTCACGGTTTAATTATATTACACTAGCTTTCCGCCCGCGACTTCGAGACACGATAATTTCCAGCATAAAATTACTTGACTTGTACTTATATActaagcagcaaaaaatctggccctaaAATGTTTGCAGcattaggtaattttgtatgcagtggtcaaattttgtgccgctgattaggtatacctatataattaatACCTTTAAGCGAGTAGTTCTTATATATACCggttgtggcctgtaatacgagcaaaaaactaaaacatagatcgtcctcgtaaaactgaacaacattagttcagcgacttttaaatataatggagtctttgaattttccttttttcatataaattaaatactgctatcatttcattcattttatttaaaatatggcttctgtcctattttaggacaatttcgccagtgtcaaagtaccTATAAGCTCTCTTTGGGAGcgacgttgtacggtaattgtagtttttgcaacttgatagtcaaattccagaaaccacgtggagacaacttgcgcattaaaaaatgacagacacgagagcgatatagaattttgtgatcactgttcactgttaaggttaatcgccgcataaaacactatcaaaattatacttcaactagccaaagaaaccagaaataccaaaattagatactgtctacatccgccatgttcgaatgctacaaatcgaatcctactgctatcaatgtacgccatcctagaacccaactaacgtcgcctgtcacgcttcaaacatcaagcattttgctttatattgcttcttcgaataaacttaagtgttataaaaataaataaaaactaattatttttaaaagtcgctgagctaatgttgttcagtttgaggagaatgatctatgttttaattatttgcttatattaaaGGCCACACGCGGTATATATATATCgtttatatatttcggggatctcggaaaccgctccaacgatttcgatgaaatttggtatgtggaggttttcggggatgacaaatcgatctaacttAGTCTAATCTGTAGGAAAACGCTTATGAGTTTTAGCCccagcaaagctcggtcgcccaggtactctCTACTTGATCAAGACTAATATTAATTGCTCGACGACTATTTATTGCACTGCAGTATGGTCAAAACGTCGagataattttagcaataaatagtaGTCGTGGTTAAGTCCCAAgatatacataggtaggtatatctcgAGGCATAGGCCTGAGAATCGCGAAAGTTTAGAACGTTGTAAATTGCTTACTGCTTAGACTCGTTTGTTTATGACGGCAgttgtaaatattatatatagtattATATATGTGTAGGCTATTTTTGGCaattagattaaataaataaataaatatcacgggacaattcgcaccaattgacctagtcctaaagtaagcttagcaaagcttgtgttatgggtactaagcaacggataaatataattatatagatagatacttaaatacatattaaacacccaagacccgagaacaaacatttgtatttttcatacaaaaaaatattaaaagattataagaattattattatcaatgtcaaaaaatctgattcggaaaaacctgtgttaaaaaaatcctgctAGAAACTCAACAggttatatttttatcaaaacagATCTAGAGTATTGTTTATTGACTTACATCAGAGGTATTCAACACAGAGAACTACATTTTGCAACACGGTCAACATCCCGGTCTGCATCACGTGACAAATACATTGTACGTAAACACCTTTAAAACCCGGAATTGTAGAGACGATTTATGACCAACTCAAAGGTAG is a window from the Choristoneura fumiferana chromosome 13, NRCan_CFum_1, whole genome shotgun sequence genome containing:
- the LOC141434172 gene encoding uncharacterized protein yields the protein MCDGAKFREHTRTVAGKVRWRCTSHDKFGCKAAVYTIGNQIVYVKGRAFFSTTARGRTVLLYGGFRFRPSSRSLNNKVRWRCTTHAKYRCPAAIQTIDNVIVRVKDLHATSFNS